A section of the Paracoccaceae bacterium genome encodes:
- a CDS encoding polyheme membrane-associated cytochrome C → MILISSALIGVQAGAQSDAETKPTIAEITEAWLASPHANGTSESFTHWDEDGEIPGTCAVCHSSTGVIDYLSGPMSLPGVIEHSVGIGTSVDCAACHNPAATALGAVPFPSGTSVGSLGSSAICTVCHQGRASTVRVETATAGLDDDVIAGDLGFINVHYAPSAASLMGGVARGGFEYPGKDYKGQFTHVPNLSTCTDCHNPHSLEVEIASCTTCHSGAETFADIRTSPTDFDGDGDTGEGISDPIQRLHARLEAAIMQYAAEVSSAPVVYSAHAFPYFFADSDGDGTASASEAIFPNRYQSWTPRLLKAAYNYQLIAKEPAIYAHNPHYALQLLYDSLEDLGQSTEIDISDLTRP, encoded by the coding sequence ATGATATTGATTTCGAGTGCACTGATCGGCGTTCAGGCTGGTGCGCAAAGTGACGCGGAAACCAAGCCAACGATTGCCGAAATCACCGAGGCATGGCTCGCCTCGCCCCATGCAAATGGCACCTCGGAATCCTTCACCCATTGGGACGAAGATGGTGAGATTCCCGGCACCTGCGCGGTATGCCATTCCAGCACCGGGGTCATTGATTACCTGAGCGGACCCATGTCCCTGCCCGGCGTGATCGAGCATTCGGTCGGCATCGGAACATCGGTGGATTGCGCAGCCTGCCACAATCCCGCCGCCACAGCGCTTGGCGCGGTGCCGTTCCCGTCCGGCACCTCGGTCGGGTCACTGGGGTCTTCGGCGATCTGTACCGTCTGCCATCAGGGCCGGGCCTCGACCGTCAGGGTCGAAACGGCAACTGCGGGTTTGGATGACGACGTCATCGCTGGCGATCTTGGATTCATCAACGTGCATTATGCACCATCGGCCGCGTCGCTGATGGGCGGCGTTGCCCGCGGCGGCTTTGAATACCCGGGCAAGGATTACAAAGGGCAGTTCACCCATGTGCCCAACCTCAGCACCTGCACCGACTGCCACAACCCGCACTCGCTGGAAGTCGAGATCGCTTCCTGCACGACTTGCCACAGCGGTGCGGAAACCTTTGCCGACATCCGTACCTCGCCCACGGATTTTGATGGCGATGGCGACACGGGTGAGGGGATCTCGGACCCGATACAAAGGCTGCACGCCCGGCTGGAAGCCGCGATCATGCAATACGCGGCCGAGGTATCCAGCGCGCCAGTGGTCTATTCAGCCCATGCGTTTCCTTATTTCTTTGCCGACAGTGACGGTGACGGAACGGCCTCAGCAAGCGAGGCGATATTCCCCAACCGGTATCAAAGCTGGACACCTCGGCTGTTGAAGGCGGCCTATAACTATCAATTGATTGCCAAAGAACCTGCGATATACGCCCACAACCCGCACTATGCCTTGCAGCTGCTTTACGACAGCCTTGAGGATCTGGGCCAGAGCACCGAAATTGACATCTCGGACCTGACACGCCCCTAA
- the nqrC gene encoding NADH:ubiquinone reductase (Na(+)-transporting) subunit C, with translation MANLLTLWHNFLARPNDDRIKTFGVALLVALFSAVVVSIASVSLKPLQMAHLEAERAARMDRMLDTLPGMRDLMEDAGVDALETRLVDLDAGVFALGGDLAGYDVIAAATDPDQSVEIPADDDLARLGRRPRLVPVHLLERDGDLLLVLLPVSGVAYQSTIRAMLALEPDLTTIAALTITEQGETPGLGARIEDADWQDLWAGKQVADASGRIVISVVRGQATQPYEVDGITGATITGNGVTSMLRYWLGDHGFGPFLARLRAEGV, from the coding sequence ATGGCTAACCTGCTGACCCTTTGGCACAACTTTTTGGCAAGGCCCAATGATGACCGGATCAAGACATTCGGTGTTGCGCTGCTGGTGGCGCTGTTCAGCGCCGTGGTGGTGTCGATCGCATCGGTCAGCCTGAAACCCTTGCAAATGGCCCATCTTGAAGCCGAACGCGCCGCCCGCATGGACCGCATGCTCGACACCTTGCCCGGCATGCGCGACCTGATGGAGGACGCCGGTGTCGACGCCCTTGAAACCCGACTGGTTGATCTGGACGCCGGGGTGTTCGCGCTTGGTGGCGACCTAGCGGGTTATGACGTCATCGCCGCCGCGACTGACCCGGATCAGAGCGTTGAAATCCCTGCGGATGATGATCTTGCCCGATTAGGGCGACGCCCCCGGCTGGTGCCGGTACATCTGCTGGAACGGGATGGGGATTTGCTGCTGGTTTTGCTGCCGGTCAGTGGTGTCGCGTATCAATCCACGATCCGCGCGATGCTGGCGCTGGAACCTGATCTGACCACAATTGCCGCACTGACCATCACCGAACAAGGCGAAACCCCGGGATTGGGTGCGCGGATCGAAGATGCGGACTGGCAGGATCTTTGGGCGGGCAAGCAGGTCGCCGATGCGTCGGGGCGGATCGTGATCTCGGTCGTGCGGGGGCAGGCCACGCAGCCTTACGAGGTTGACGGGATCACCGGCGCGACCATCACCGGCAACGGGGTGACCAGCATGCTGCGGTATTGGCTGGGCGACCACGGATTTGGCCCGTTCCTTGCGCGGCTGCGTGCGGAGGGCGTGTAG
- a CDS encoding NADH:ubiquinone reductase (Na(+)-transporting) subunit D, with product MPSALRHITAPLIGNNPITLQILGICSALAVTTTLTTALVMSAALTVVLCLASASISLIRHHIPTVIRLIVQIVIIASLVIVIDEFLKAFAFEVSRQQSIFVGLIVTNCLVLGRAETFAMRNPVLPSVLDGLGNGLGYSLILIIVGAIRELLGTGALLGQTVLLPVSEGGWFQPIGLMQLAPAAFFIIGLLIWAIRSRWTGQVEPAKFALRTRRLGQ from the coding sequence ATGCCGTCGGCGCTGCGCCATATCACCGCGCCGTTGATCGGCAACAACCCGATCACGCTGCAAATTCTTGGCATTTGCTCGGCTTTGGCGGTGACGACCACCCTGACGACGGCGCTGGTGATGTCGGCGGCCCTGACGGTGGTGCTGTGCCTGGCATCGGCCAGCATCAGCCTGATCCGCCACCATATTCCAACTGTAATCCGACTGATCGTGCAGATCGTGATCATCGCCTCGCTGGTCATCGTCATCGACGAGTTCCTGAAGGCCTTCGCCTTTGAGGTCAGCCGCCAACAGTCGATCTTTGTCGGCCTGATCGTGACCAACTGCCTTGTGCTGGGTCGCGCAGAAACCTTCGCCATGCGCAATCCGGTTCTTCCAAGCGTGCTCGACGGGTTGGGCAATGGGTTGGGCTATAGTCTGATCCTGATCATTGTCGGCGCGATCCGCGAGCTTCTGGGAACCGGTGCGCTGCTGGGGCAAACGGTGCTTTTGCCTGTGTCCGAGGGTGGCTGGTTCCAACCAATTGGCCTGATGCAGCTGGCCCCGGCTGCGTTCTTCATCATCGGCCTGCTGATCTGGGCAATCCGCAGCCGCTGGACCGGGCAGGTCGAGCCGGCGAAATTTGCGCTTAGAACCCGGCGGTTGGGCCAATGA
- the nqrE gene encoding NADH:ubiquinone reductase (Na(+)-transporting) subunit E — MIELLINAIFSQNLALTSFLGICTFLAVSERFETAVGLGLAITVVQTVTVPVNNLIYSGFLLEGAWAWLGLPEVDLTFLKLIAFIGVIAAMVQILEMTLDRYAPVLYRALGIFLPLITVNCAVLGGSLFMVERRYDAAEALVYGFGSGAGWALAIVTFAAIRERLRYSDIPAGLRGLGSAFLVTGLMSLGFSAFAGVGQ, encoded by the coding sequence ATGATCGAGCTTTTGATCAATGCCATCTTTTCACAGAATCTGGCGCTGACCTCGTTCCTGGGAATCTGCACCTTCCTGGCGGTGTCCGAACGGTTCGAAACCGCTGTTGGCCTTGGGCTGGCAATCACAGTGGTGCAGACGGTCACCGTTCCGGTCAACAATCTGATCTACAGCGGGTTTTTACTTGAAGGCGCCTGGGCATGGCTGGGTCTGCCCGAGGTTGATTTGACGTTTCTGAAGCTGATCGCCTTCATCGGGGTGATCGCGGCGATGGTGCAGATCCTTGAAATGACACTCGACCGATACGCCCCGGTTCTGTATCGCGCCCTGGGGATTTTTCTGCCGCTTATCACGGTGAATTGCGCCGTTCTGGGTGGCAGCCTGTTCATGGTCGAACGCCGCTATGACGCGGCGGAGGCTTTGGTCTACGGCTTTGGCAGCGGCGCAGGCTGGGCGTTGGCGATCGTGACATTCGCCGCAATCCGCGAACGCCTCAGGTACAGCGACATTCCGGCTGGCTTGCGGGGGCTTGGCAGCGCTTTTCTGGTGACCGGGCTGATGTCGCTGGGTTTCTCGGCCTTCGCAGGGGTCGGCCAATGA
- a CDS encoding NADH:ubiquinone reductase (Na(+)-transporting) subunit F: MIQIAVGTLFLVLLLLLLTGMVVIARALLMPEQPARLTINGQTEVAAVTGRKLLATLNDNGVLIPSACAGAGTCGLCRVKVVSGGPQSLPIEAARFTPAELRDGLHLACQVVLRGDMSVEVPEDLLGAESFTCEVRSTRQLTPLIREVTLQLPERLRPEVEAGSFVQLTAPPFSLDYSDIDVPPAFAAHWQSLRALSVRSDAEVTRAYSVSNRPEDTAAGRLVLNIRLALPPPTVEDAPPGIVSSWLFSLRDGDPVQTSGPFGAFRVQKTGREMVFIGGGVGIAPLRAMIFDQLERVGTSRKISFWYGARNMDDLLYDEELDALAARHDNFDWTVALSDPDAAGGWSGATGFVHAVAFERYLATHPAPEDCEYYLCGPPLMIRAVLAMLDDLGVDNTAIFNDDFGV; this comes from the coding sequence ATGATCCAGATCGCCGTCGGAACCCTGTTTCTGGTGCTTCTACTGCTGCTTTTGACGGGTATGGTTGTCATTGCCCGTGCGCTTTTGATGCCTGAACAGCCAGCCCGCCTGACAATAAACGGCCAGACTGAGGTTGCGGCTGTCACGGGGCGCAAACTGCTTGCGACGTTGAACGACAATGGCGTTCTGATCCCATCGGCTTGCGCCGGGGCGGGCACCTGCGGGCTGTGTCGCGTCAAGGTGGTCAGCGGAGGCCCGCAGAGCTTGCCGATCGAAGCGGCGCGTTTCACACCGGCCGAGTTGCGCGACGGATTGCACCTGGCCTGTCAGGTCGTCCTGCGCGGCGATATGTCGGTTGAAGTTCCGGAAGATCTGCTGGGCGCGGAATCTTTCACCTGTGAGGTCCGATCAACCCGCCAACTCACCCCGCTGATCCGCGAGGTCACCCTTCAACTGCCTGAGCGCCTGCGCCCGGAGGTCGAGGCCGGGTCCTTTGTGCAACTGACGGCGCCGCCGTTTTCACTGGATTACAGCGATATTGATGTGCCGCCCGCGTTTGCAGCGCACTGGCAATCCTTGCGCGCCCTGTCCGTGCGCAGCGATGCCGAGGTTACCCGCGCCTATTCTGTCTCCAACCGCCCAGAGGATACCGCGGCTGGCCGATTGGTTCTGAACATCCGCCTTGCCCTGCCACCGCCCACGGTCGAGGACGCCCCGCCGGGCATCGTGTCTTCCTGGCTGTTCTCACTGCGCGACGGCGACCCGGTGCAGACCTCGGGGCCATTCGGTGCTTTCCGCGTGCAGAAAACCGGGCGAGAGATGGTGTTCATCGGTGGCGGTGTCGGTATTGCGCCGCTGCGGGCCATGATATTTGATCAGTTGGAGCGGGTTGGCACGTCGCGCAAGATCAGTTTCTGGTACGGCGCGCGCAACATGGACGATCTGCTTTACGATGAAGAACTCGACGCGCTGGCCGCGCGGCACGACAATTTCGACTGGACGGTCGCCTTGTCCGATCCTGACGCTGCTGGCGGCTGGTCCGGCGCAACCGGGTTTGTGCATGCGGTTGCATTTGAACGATATCTTGCGACGCATCCTGCGCCGGAAGACTGCGAATATTACCTGTGCGGTCCGCCCCTGATGATCCGCGCCGTACTGGCGATGCTGGATGATCTGGGTGTCGATAACACGGCGATTTTTAACGATGATTTCGGAGTATAG
- a CDS encoding FAD:protein FMN transferase: MIWVSITRRFLTMISEYRAMHINRRSMIAGLAAIGVSYAGKAIAGAQSIAGQAFGSSWRIVLPVDANTAEIRAEVDKIVAKINRQMSPYLASSDLSRFNRSDSDDWQPMPAPLCKVAAEALHIARLTHGAFDPTVGPVVAKFGYGPIRGGSGQYSDITVGKDAIRKADPQLTLDLCGIAKGFALGDIAAALNQMDVADALVEIGGEVRALGVHPEGRVWQVAVSDPTATDFRAFHVVSPGQFALATSGHAANGLRAPISTSHIIDPHRNRPAQSSLASVSVLANSATEADALATAFCAAGPVRGPELARRLDVAALFIFAETDAPREIITGAFARHILI, from the coding sequence ATGATCTGGGTGTCGATAACACGGCGATTTTTAACGATGATTTCGGAGTATAGGGCAATGCACATCAACAGGCGCAGCATGATCGCAGGACTGGCGGCAATCGGCGTCAGCTATGCTGGTAAGGCCATCGCCGGAGCGCAATCCATCGCCGGGCAGGCCTTCGGGTCAAGCTGGCGGATCGTTTTGCCCGTCGACGCCAATACTGCGGAGATCAGGGCCGAGGTCGACAAGATTGTTGCAAAGATCAATCGCCAGATGTCGCCGTATCTAGCGTCTTCGGATCTGTCGCGCTTTAACCGTTCGGACAGCGACGATTGGCAGCCCATGCCAGCGCCATTGTGCAAAGTCGCGGCAGAGGCCTTGCACATCGCCCGGTTGACGCATGGCGCCTTCGACCCGACCGTCGGACCTGTTGTCGCAAAATTCGGATATGGCCCGATCCGGGGTGGGTCGGGTCAGTATTCGGACATCACCGTCGGCAAAGACGCCATCCGCAAGGCTGATCCGCAGCTGACGCTCGACCTCTGCGGGATCGCCAAGGGTTTCGCATTGGGGGACATCGCCGCAGCGCTAAATCAGATGGATGTCGCAGACGCGCTGGTCGAAATCGGCGGAGAGGTGCGTGCCCTTGGCGTTCATCCCGAAGGCCGCGTTTGGCAGGTCGCCGTTTCGGATCCGACTGCGACCGATTTTCGTGCATTTCACGTCGTATCACCGGGGCAATTCGCCCTGGCGACCTCGGGCCATGCCGCAAATGGATTGCGCGCACCAATCAGCACAAGCCACATCATTGATCCGCACCGCAACCGACCCGCGCAATCATCGCTTGCCTCGGTTTCGGTTCTGGCAAACAGCGCGACAGAGGCCGACGCCCTGGCCACAGCATTCTGCGCCGCCGGGCCCGTCCGCGGGCCAGAGCTTGCGCGGCGGCTGGATGTTGCGGCCCTGTTCATCTTCGCCGAAACAGACGCGCCGCGCGAAATCATCACCGGGGCATTTGCCCGCCACATCCTGATCTGA
- a CDS encoding CBS domain-containing protein, which yields MTRIATVADYMTRDLIRLSPDMEINRAMKLLLDNRISGAPVVDAAGQLVGVLSKKDCLKAAIDASYYRDWGAMVATHMTKDVQTLDAGTDILAAANSFLSSPFRRFPVLLDGQLVGQISRADALKAMLDNWG from the coding sequence ATGACGCGGATCGCGACCGTCGCCGACTATATGACCCGCGATCTGATCCGCCTGTCACCAGATATGGAGATCAATCGCGCCATGAAACTTCTTCTCGACAATCGGATTTCGGGCGCGCCGGTGGTGGACGCGGCCGGACAGTTGGTTGGCGTGCTGTCCAAGAAAGATTGCCTGAAGGCGGCGATTGACGCGAGCTATTACCGTGATTGGGGGGCAATGGTCGCAACCCATATGACCAAGGACGTACAAACCCTGGACGCAGGGACAGATATTCTGGCGGCGGCGAACAGCTTCCTGAGCAGCCCCTTTCGCAGGTTTCCGGTTCTGCTGGATGGGCAGCTTGTCGGTCAGATCAGCCGCGCTGACGCGTTGAAGGCGATGCTGGACAATTGGGGATAG
- a CDS encoding agmatinase: MSDPYETSMMENLYWWGIPTLFRCPNEGPEGKDIALVGVPHSAGNGTTERDQHLGPRALRNVSAVSRRMHGGFQLNPWEAAKIVDVGDVPFPRANDNEHCIDQITRFFTEIDAAGARPISVGGDHSITGGIVQALGRGQIAGGEPVCFLHLDAHTDVFTKVDHFLGAKKSAAHWGAYLADQGHVDPSHSMQIGLRGHARTLDWLQPSYDYGYNVVTMKEFRKRGVADVVAQAREVLSGKPVYITFDLDCLDPTIAPGVSNIEAGEKGFDIDEAVSILHAVRGLNIVGGDIVCMMPTKDSPNQITALTAAAVMFEMISMIAENTAG, translated from the coding sequence ATGAGCGACCCCTACGAAACTTCCATGATGGAAAACCTCTATTGGTGGGGTATTCCGACGCTATTCCGGTGCCCGAACGAAGGACCGGAGGGCAAGGACATCGCCCTTGTCGGTGTGCCGCACTCCGCCGGGAACGGGACGACCGAGCGGGACCAACACTTAGGCCCGCGCGCGTTGCGCAATGTCTCGGCTGTGTCGCGGCGGATGCACGGCGGCTTTCAGTTGAACCCCTGGGAAGCGGCCAAAATCGTGGATGTGGGCGATGTCCCCTTCCCGCGCGCCAATGACAACGAACATTGCATCGACCAGATCACCCGCTTTTTTACAGAAATCGACGCCGCCGGGGCGCGCCCGATTTCTGTTGGCGGCGATCACTCTATAACCGGCGGGATCGTCCAGGCCCTTGGCCGAGGGCAAATCGCGGGTGGAGAGCCGGTGTGTTTCCTGCATCTGGATGCGCATACGGACGTGTTCACCAAGGTGGATCATTTCCTCGGGGCCAAGAAATCCGCGGCGCATTGGGGGGCTTATCTGGCGGATCAGGGCCATGTGGACCCAAGCCATTCCATGCAGATCGGCCTGCGCGGGCATGCGCGCACATTGGATTGGCTGCAACCGTCTTATGACTACGGCTATAATGTCGTTACCATGAAAGAATTTCGCAAACGCGGGGTTGCGGATGTGGTCGCTCAGGCGCGCGAGGTTCTTTCGGGCAAGCCGGTCTACATCACCTTCGATCTGGACTGTCTTGACCCCACGATTGCGCCTGGGGTGTCGAACATCGAAGCCGGTGAAAAGGGCTTCGACATCGACGAGGCGGTGTCGATCCTGCACGCGGTCCGGGGCCTGAACATTGTCGGCGGCGATATCGTCTGCATGATGCCCACCAAGGACAGCCCCAACCAGATCACCGCACTGACCGCAGCAGCGGTGATGTTCGAAATGATCTCAATGATCGCCGAGAATACCGCAGGTTGA
- a CDS encoding ABC transporter permease subunit encodes MTDATTEVKVTAASDIEVDRDALDASIKEFAGENGDYYVQSFHKIHDTTNAMPSTFNIRAAVLGPLWTASRAIWGMFWTFLILEIIAWVQIGRGAWGNPGAEIAERAERQLARANELLQRAADATEQADIDRFTKLAANIQKAADTSLENAAAAQAEAGSILFMGLALLLVFKLIQGFYANQVYERQYTRWRVDPDNTENGRKTPNAVLGAVLAAAIGPLIVYKFTVASSLPLLDEFPEDRVSEVFLGEGGGTLFSAIASWLEDKIDGAAAAGGDVFDGIVSGVRTVLDALTLALNGSPWPVVMLVIVVTAWRAAGPRVAIFTIASLAYVAMLGYWAVAMETVALVGAAVILCVVFGIPLGIWFGKSRRAYNFAEPVLDLMQTLPAFVYLIPIIAFFGTGNPPGILATIIFGMPPVIRLTALGMRGVPESIKEAAVAFGASRWQLLKDVEIPLALPSIMTGVNQTILMCLSMVVIISLIGGGGLGKEILEALQYAAKGPGLLGGFAILFVAMVLDRIVQGAFRREDEKI; translated from the coding sequence ATGACTGATGCAACCACAGAAGTGAAAGTCACGGCCGCCTCGGACATCGAGGTTGATCGCGACGCGCTGGATGCCTCGATCAAGGAATTCGCCGGAGAGAACGGCGATTACTATGTCCAGAGCTTCCATAAAATTCACGATACAACGAACGCAATGCCCAGCACGTTCAACATCCGGGCCGCCGTTCTTGGCCCGCTTTGGACAGCGTCGCGCGCGATTTGGGGGATGTTCTGGACGTTCCTCATCCTGGAAATCATCGCCTGGGTTCAGATCGGCCGGGGCGCCTGGGGCAATCCCGGTGCCGAGATCGCCGAACGTGCCGAACGGCAGTTGGCGCGCGCCAATGAGCTGCTTCAGCGTGCGGCGGATGCGACCGAACAGGCCGACATAGATCGCTTCACAAAACTTGCCGCCAACATTCAGAAAGCCGCCGACACAAGTCTTGAAAATGCGGCAGCGGCCCAGGCCGAAGCCGGCAGTATCTTGTTCATGGGTCTTGCACTGTTGCTTGTTTTCAAACTGATCCAGGGTTTCTATGCAAACCAGGTCTATGAGCGGCAATATACCCGCTGGCGCGTAGACCCTGACAACACAGAAAACGGGCGCAAGACACCGAACGCCGTTCTTGGCGCGGTTCTGGCCGCAGCGATTGGACCATTGATCGTCTATAAATTCACGGTCGCGTCCTCGCTTCCCCTGTTGGACGAGTTCCCGGAAGACAGAGTCTCAGAGGTGTTTCTGGGCGAAGGCGGCGGCACGCTGTTTTCGGCGATCGCCTCGTGGCTTGAGGACAAGATCGACGGGGCCGCCGCAGCCGGTGGTGACGTCTTTGATGGGATCGTCAGCGGGGTACGGACGGTTCTTGATGCGCTGACACTGGCGCTCAACGGGTCACCCTGGCCCGTGGTCATGCTTGTGATCGTCGTGACGGCGTGGCGGGCGGCGGGGCCGCGCGTGGCGATCTTCACGATCGCCTCGCTGGCTTATGTCGCGATGCTCGGCTATTGGGCGGTCGCGATGGAGACCGTCGCCCTTGTGGGCGCGGCGGTGATCCTTTGCGTGGTCTTCGGCATTCCGCTTGGCATCTGGTTCGGCAAGTCGCGCCGCGCCTATAACTTCGCCGAGCCGGTGTTGGACCTGATGCAAACCTTGCCAGCCTTCGTCTATCTGATCCCGATCATCGCCTTTTTTGGCACCGGCAATCCGCCGGGCATTCTGGCAACGATCATCTTTGGCATGCCCCCCGTGATCCGCCTGACCGCACTGGGCATGCGTGGTGTGCCTGAAAGCATCAAGGAAGCGGCGGTGGCGTTTGGTGCGTCGCGGTGGCAACTTCTGAAGGACGTGGAAATACCGCTTGCCCTGCCCTCGATCATGACCGGTGTGAACCAGACGATCCTGATGTGTCTGTCGATGGTTGTCATCATCTCGCTGATTGGCGGTGGCGGTCTTGGCAAGGAGATTCTTGAGGCACTGCAATACGCCGCCAAGGGACCGGGCCTTCTGGGCGGCTTTGCTATCCTCTTCGTGGCAATGGTGTTGGACCGGATCGTTCAGGGCGCCTTTCGCCGCGAAGACGAGAAAATCTGA
- a CDS encoding betaine/proline/choline family ABC transporter ATP-binding protein (Members of the family are the ATP-binding subunit of ABC transporters for substrates such as betaine, L-proline or other amino acids, choline, carnitine, etc. The substrate specificity is best determined from the substrate-binding subunit, rather than this subunit, as it interacts with the permease subunit and not with substrate directly.), which yields MTEAVVKLTDVWKIFGVRAEEAMSAVKSEGIGKPEVLARYQCVVGVQGASFEVPKGEIFCIMGLSGSGKSTLVRHINRLIEPTAGRIEILGQDVSSISEKELRRIRAQQIGMVFQHMALMPHRSVRDNVAYPLEIRKISKSKRWAVSDHALGLVDLTGYEDRLPKELSGGMQQRVGIARALASDPEILLMDEPFSALDPLIRLQLQDQFKALVAQLQKTTLFITHDLDEAIRIGHRIAIMKDGVIVQIGTPEDIVMNPADDYVREFVQGISKLKLVKAHSIMEPIESYQKSLDGAPRADHGADLDQLIDIAVGTDHPVVITDGGADIGVVTKPTLLRGIQGGKDD from the coding sequence ATGACGGAAGCTGTCGTTAAGCTGACGGACGTTTGGAAAATCTTTGGCGTGCGCGCCGAAGAAGCAATGTCCGCCGTAAAAAGCGAGGGGATCGGGAAGCCCGAAGTTCTTGCCAGATATCAATGCGTGGTCGGGGTGCAAGGCGCGAGTTTTGAAGTACCGAAGGGAGAGATCTTCTGCATCATGGGGCTGTCGGGGTCCGGCAAGTCAACCCTGGTCCGCCATATCAACCGGCTGATCGAACCGACGGCGGGCCGCATCGAAATCCTTGGGCAGGATGTCTCATCAATCAGCGAAAAAGAGCTGCGGCGCATCCGGGCACAGCAGATCGGAATGGTGTTTCAGCACATGGCGCTGATGCCGCACCGGTCCGTGCGCGACAATGTCGCCTATCCGCTCGAGATCCGAAAAATCTCAAAATCCAAACGTTGGGCTGTCTCGGACCATGCGCTTGGGCTTGTTGATCTTACGGGCTATGAAGACCGGCTGCCAAAGGAACTGTCGGGCGGTATGCAGCAACGGGTTGGGATCGCGCGCGCGCTGGCATCCGATCCGGAAATCCTGTTGATGGACGAACCGTTCTCGGCGCTTGACCCGTTGATCCGGCTGCAATTGCAGGATCAGTTTAAAGCGCTGGTCGCGCAGCTTCAAAAGACAACGCTATTCATCACCCACGACCTTGATGAGGCTATTCGCATCGGGCACCGCATCGCCATCATGAAGGACGGAGTGATTGTGCAGATCGGAACGCCGGAAGATATCGTCATGAACCCCGCCGACGATTATGTCCGCGAATTTGTCCAGGGCATTTCCAAGCTGAAACTGGTGAAGGCCCATTCCATTATGGAGCCGATTGAGAGCTATCAAAAATCGCTCGACGGTGCGCCACGTGCTGATCATGGCGCCGACCTGGATCAACTGATCGACATCGCGGTCGGAACGGACCATCCGGTGGTCATCACCGACGGTGGTGCCGACATCGGGGTTGTAACCAAGCCAACATTGTTGCGCGGAATTCAGGGGGGCAAAGATGACTGA
- a CDS encoding amino acid-binding protein, translated as MGKITSIAAGSAMLMAGPVMAADVVIGVPNWPSVNATAHIMKVAIEQNLGLEVELQNGSNPIVFEAMDSGAMHVHPEVWLPNQQNLHDTFVKDKGTVVINTNGAEAFQGMCVDKASADANGIVSIDDLTNPDIANLFDSNGDGRGEVWIGAPGWASTNVEKIRAKSYGYDATLDLTEIDETVAYASLANAIEAGDPWVGFCYAPHYLFALHDVVILEEPAHDPAKWTVIQPTDDPDWLAKSDAAVAWDSAYLHVHFAKELETTHPEVAAMLANMALTADEISAMTFALVIDEQEPLAYAEAWVASNEDKVLGWLSN; from the coding sequence ATGGGAAAAATCACATCTATTGCCGCTGGGTCGGCAATGTTGATGGCCGGACCAGTAATGGCCGCCGATGTTGTAATCGGCGTTCCGAACTGGCCGTCCGTCAATGCGACCGCACATATCATGAAGGTGGCAATCGAACAGAACCTTGGCCTTGAGGTCGAACTTCAGAACGGTTCGAACCCAATCGTATTCGAGGCGATGGATTCGGGCGCGATGCATGTTCATCCCGAAGTCTGGCTGCCGAACCAGCAAAACCTGCACGACACGTTCGTGAAAGACAAAGGCACCGTTGTCATAAACACGAACGGCGCCGAGGCCTTTCAGGGCATGTGTGTCGACAAGGCTTCTGCCGACGCAAACGGCATCGTCTCGATTGATGATCTGACGAACCCTGACATCGCCAATCTGTTTGACTCAAACGGCGATGGCCGCGGTGAGGTCTGGATCGGTGCGCCAGGTTGGGCTTCGACAAATGTCGAGAAGATTCGCGCAAAATCATACGGATACGACGCGACACTTGATCTGACCGAAATTGACGAGACTGTGGCCTATGCCAGCCTTGCCAATGCCATCGAAGCAGGCGACCCATGGGTCGGTTTCTGCTATGCGCCGCACTATCTTTTCGCGCTGCATGATGTCGTGATCCTTGAAGAACCGGCCCATGACCCGGCAAAATGGACGGTCATTCAGCCGACGGACGATCCGGATTGGCTTGCCAAGTCGGACGCAGCCGTGGCCTGGGACAGTGCCTACCTCCACGTGCATTTCGCCAAAGAGCTTGAAACCACGCACCCCGAGGTTGCGGCGATGCTGGCCAACATGGCGCTGACCGCTGATGAGATATCGGCGATGACCTTCGCACTTGTCATCGACGAACAAGAACCGCTTGCCTATGCCGAAGCGTGGGTGGCGAGCAACGAAGACAAGGTGCTAGGCTGGCTCAGCAATTGA